A part of Streptomyces sp. DSM 40750 genomic DNA contains:
- a CDS encoding HesB/IscA family protein — protein MSVSDETGTVTDGIIVTDAAAAKVKALLDQEGRDDLALRVAVQPGGCSGLRYQLFFDERSLDGDVVKDFDGVKVTTDRMSAPYLGGATIDFVDTIEKQGFTIDNPNATGSCACGDSFS, from the coding sequence ATGTCCGTATCGGACGAGACCGGCACCGTCACCGACGGCATCATCGTGACCGACGCCGCCGCGGCCAAGGTCAAGGCCCTGCTCGACCAGGAAGGCCGTGACGATCTGGCGCTGCGCGTCGCCGTTCAGCCCGGCGGCTGCTCAGGCCTGCGCTACCAGCTCTTCTTCGACGAGCGCTCGCTCGACGGCGACGTGGTGAAGGACTTCGACGGCGTGAAGGTCACCACCGACCGTATGAGCGCCCCGTACCTGGGCGGCGCCACCATCGACTTCGTCGACACCATCGAGAAGCAGGGCTTCACCATCGACAACCCGAACGCGACGGGCTCCTGCGCCTGCGGCGACTCCTTCAGCTGA